A region of Nostoc sp. 'Peltigera membranacea cyanobiont' N6 DNA encodes the following proteins:
- a CDS encoding DOMON-like domain-containing protein — translation MNEQTFSLQPFPSNESPPNLKISGNIARNGNKLAIHYMVEGDLKEIAIVSPSNTPSRKHELWKDTCFEFFLGIKNSAQYWEFNLSPAGHWNAYRLDGYRQRMQEEIAFENLAFNVQNQANGLVLALDVDLDKIVSAEQAIEVGITTVIKYRNDEVTYWALTHRGVEADFHLRDTFIVKL, via the coding sequence ATGAACGAGCAAACGTTTTCCTTACAACCCTTTCCTTCTAATGAATCGCCGCCTAATTTGAAAATTTCAGGTAATATTGCCCGAAATGGTAATAAACTTGCCATCCACTATATGGTTGAAGGCGATTTAAAAGAAATTGCGATCGTTTCCCCATCAAACACACCATCACGCAAGCATGAATTGTGGAAAGATACTTGCTTTGAGTTCTTCCTTGGCATTAAGAATTCTGCACAATATTGGGAATTCAACCTCTCACCCGCCGGACATTGGAATGCCTATCGCCTTGATGGGTATCGTCAAAGGATGCAAGAGGAAATAGCTTTTGAAAACCTCGCGTTTAATGTTCAAAATCAAGCTAACGGATTGGTACTTGCATTAGATGTCGATTTGGATAAAATCGTTTCCGCAGAGCAAGCCATTGAAGTTGGCATTACTACCGTTATTAAATATAGAAATGATGAGGTGACTTACTGGGCGTTAACTCATCGAGGGGTGGAGGCTGACTTTCATCTACGGGATACTTTTATTGTTAAGTTGTGA
- a CDS encoding GIY-YIG nuclease family protein, which produces MNANEYILQLPHISIKSRELLPENSGIYYVLDEQFIVWYVGQAKNLRSRWAGDSHHRLDQLQKQRKKQFVIYYELVAKSYLNAMERQRIEEYNPQLNGTKIKTKKLHPTETLLRETLTILAPYSFVLGVEPPRKQDPKLINDSIHWRDDWRVQKAVLPLNVIHVCINLKELEELAKDWRSVNRFLKQVFKQRTNYSDNWACKGQIKDEKYGLFFLRRLLVNGFAVEIYRAAKEALEHIQGYELTQLAGVDIRVVNEDSLVILKNKCLLSVTGIYMSSENQYHEYEQMRHKAIERLSPYKKDLIKLLFNEHIDTSKLKIFLIEHKTEEESNTNSPNRLTNLIAKKEYLKQLLIERGLDLEQYQVNKYLDFLPIDDNYVDSMKDKRMSIFVKTFLGNLKEPISYKVLKLANGGTTTVGIGNFIHGAKGRTLQGSLYKEVYLAATVDRVFWLLLESCLSDFTKVRLNEEEGYISKAYISARKFLVPAMLTVTLNGKWKADIPFGPKDDMSYSEVVDIIKSRLQQSGIPKLRFSFKSESSRT; this is translated from the coding sequence ATGAATGCAAATGAATATATCTTGCAATTACCTCATATAAGTATAAAGAGTAGAGAGTTACTTCCTGAAAATTCAGGAATATACTATGTACTAGATGAACAATTTATAGTTTGGTATGTAGGGCAGGCAAAAAATTTACGTAGTCGTTGGGCAGGTGATAGCCATCACAGACTGGATCAGCTACAAAAACAGCGAAAGAAGCAGTTTGTCATATACTACGAATTGGTAGCTAAATCATATCTCAATGCTATGGAACGACAGCGCATTGAGGAGTACAATCCGCAACTCAACGGAACTAAAATTAAAACAAAGAAACTACATCCAACAGAAACGCTATTACGGGAAACACTAACTATTCTTGCACCATATAGTTTTGTACTAGGTGTAGAACCTCCACGAAAACAAGACCCTAAGTTGATTAATGATTCTATACATTGGCGAGATGATTGGAGAGTTCAGAAAGCTGTATTGCCCCTGAATGTAATACACGTCTGTATAAATTTAAAAGAGTTAGAAGAATTGGCAAAGGATTGGCGGTCTGTTAATCGTTTCTTAAAACAGGTGTTCAAACAGCGTACTAACTATTCAGATAACTGGGCTTGCAAAGGTCAAATAAAAGATGAGAAATATGGGTTATTCTTCTTAAGAAGACTATTAGTTAATGGCTTTGCTGTCGAAATTTACAGAGCTGCGAAAGAAGCTTTAGAACATATTCAAGGTTATGAATTGACTCAATTAGCCGGAGTTGATATCAGGGTTGTCAATGAAGACTCTCTAGTTATACTCAAAAATAAATGCCTGCTAAGTGTTACGGGAATTTATATGTCTTCTGAGAACCAATACCATGAATATGAGCAAATGCGTCACAAGGCAATAGAACGATTATCTCCATATAAGAAGGATCTGATTAAGTTGCTATTTAACGAACACATAGACACTAGCAAACTGAAAATTTTCCTGATAGAACACAAGACCGAAGAAGAAAGCAATACAAACTCTCCCAATAGACTAACAAACCTTATTGCCAAAAAAGAGTATTTAAAGCAATTATTAATAGAACGTGGTCTTGACTTGGAACAGTATCAGGTTAATAAGTATTTGGATTTTCTACCAATAGATGATAACTACGTAGACAGCATGAAAGATAAAAGGATGAGTATCTTCGTCAAAACATTTTTGGGTAATCTCAAAGAACCAATAAGCTACAAGGTTCTTAAGCTAGCGAACGGTGGAACAACGACAGTTGGTATAGGTAATTTCATACATGGAGCAAAAGGTCGTACATTACAAGGCTCTCTTTATAAAGAAGTTTATTTAGCAGCCACAGTAGATCGAGTATTTTGGTTGCTACTAGAATCCTGTCTATCAGATTTCACTAAAGTAAGACTCAACGAAGAAGAAGGATACATAAGTAAAGCATATATATCTGCTAGAAAATTTCTAGTACCTGCTATGCTTACTGTCACCTTAAATGGTAAGTGGAAAGCAGATATACCATTTGGCCCTAAAGATGATATGTCATACAGCGAGGTTGTAGACATTATCAAAAGTCGCTTACAGCAAAGTGGAATACCTAAACTCAGGTTTTCATTCAAATCTGAGTCTTCACGCACTTAG
- a CDS encoding glycosyltransferase family 4 protein, giving the protein MKAIIVMPLAEQRGGGEMMLWDLVQQGRNAGVEWLVIFLEHGPMVEKVRSLGIDVRVVESGRLRQIHRFIGAVFQIAAIARRERADIIVNWMWITHISGGLAAMLAGLPAVWYQLEVPSDKTWLVRLATLIPARAIITLSQDGKQAQAEIWPHRPTPLVYPGVALDRFEPNALPTPEEARRKLGLPLHGPLIGIVGRLQRWKGMHVLVQAMPKILQKYPDAHCVVVGGKHDFEPDYEDFLKAEIASLGLKEQVIMAGLQRNIPEWVQAMDVFVHASDKEPFGIVIIEAMALGKPVIAGDAGGPTEIITDGMNGLLTPYGDADKLAIAILRYLDEQEFAQSAGIAARQRALDFSTQNYAENFISAIRSAIPSVS; this is encoded by the coding sequence ATGAAAGCAATTATTGTAATGCCACTAGCCGAGCAACGAGGCGGCGGTGAAATGATGCTTTGGGATTTGGTGCAACAAGGACGTAATGCTGGTGTTGAGTGGCTGGTGATATTTTTAGAACACGGCCCGATGGTAGAAAAAGTAAGGTCTCTCGGTATTGATGTGCGAGTTGTGGAAAGTGGACGTTTACGCCAAATCCACCGTTTTATTGGCGCTGTTTTTCAGATAGCTGCGATCGCACGCCGCGAACGTGCAGATATAATTGTCAATTGGATGTGGATTACGCATATATCTGGAGGCTTGGCCGCGATGCTGGCGGGTTTACCTGCTGTATGGTATCAACTAGAAGTACCTAGCGATAAAACTTGGTTGGTAAGACTCGCTACTTTAATCCCAGCCCGCGCAATTATCACTCTTTCCCAAGATGGCAAGCAAGCACAAGCAGAGATTTGGCCTCACAGGCCAACACCTTTGGTTTATCCTGGTGTAGCATTAGACCGATTTGAGCCTAATGCTTTGCCAACTCCTGAAGAAGCACGGCGCAAACTCGGCTTACCCTTACACGGCCCGTTGATTGGAATTGTGGGACGATTGCAACGATGGAAGGGAATGCACGTATTGGTGCAAGCAATGCCGAAAATTTTACAGAAGTATCCTGATGCCCATTGTGTGGTAGTTGGCGGTAAGCACGATTTTGAACCCGACTATGAAGACTTTTTAAAAGCCGAAATTGCCAGCTTGGGCTTGAAAGAGCAAGTAATTATGGCTGGACTACAGCGTAATATCCCGGAGTGGGTGCAGGCGATGGATGTATTCGTTCATGCCTCGGATAAGGAACCCTTTGGAATTGTGATTATTGAGGCGATGGCGTTGGGTAAACCTGTGATTGCTGGCGATGCAGGCGGCCCGACGGAGATTATTACCGATGGGATGAATGGACTATTAACACCTTACGGCGATGCGGATAAATTAGCGATCGCAATTCTCCGCTATCTTGACGAGCAAGAATTTGCCCAAAGTGCAGGAATAGCTGCTAGACAACGCGCCTTAGATTTCTCAACGCAGAATTACGCCGAAAATTTTATTAGTGCAATTCGTTCGGCAATACCAAGTGTTTCTTAA
- a CDS encoding glucose-6-phosphate isomerase, whose translation MNSKQILFNSFSQENYSPEERSQQGWMAIAGFILLTVVCYFAGATAALRLIYPVTALAVAVFLYLRHPILYISFTWWIWFLTPLATRLVDYKVGWDATRQMLIAPYLVVFVTIATFLRHFPRASRQGGLPFVMAFIGVFYGFLIGLIYNPPIPVARGLMDWLSPIIFAFHLFINWRDYPSYRQNIQRTFLWCVLILGTYGIYQFVVAPEWDRYWLIQSKLFMSSGNPVPFGMRVWSTLHSVGPFGSVMQAGLLLLFTSSGNLIFPASAVGYLSFLLTQARTNWGGWLFGIIMIVGSVKARIQMRLITIIVVMAICVVPLTTIQPIAGVVSARLETFSNLQDDTSFKDRSGSYDKNLGLALSNGLGNGLGNIWKVNEKTGQIEVVVIDSGILDMFFTLGWFGAIFYMGGLILLIISVSSYGEGRFDSFISAARAIGISSATQLVIGSGMLSVAGMILWGFLAMAMAGHKYYSNPNNS comes from the coding sequence ATGAATTCTAAGCAGATACTTTTCAATAGTTTTTCACAAGAAAACTATTCTCCTGAAGAGCGATCGCAACAGGGGTGGATGGCGATCGCAGGCTTTATACTACTAACTGTAGTTTGCTATTTTGCTGGTGCTACTGCTGCATTGCGTCTAATTTATCCAGTGACGGCTTTAGCAGTAGCCGTGTTTTTATACTTGCGGCATCCCATTCTCTACATCAGCTTTACCTGGTGGATTTGGTTTCTCACGCCCTTAGCTACCCGTTTAGTTGACTATAAGGTAGGTTGGGACGCTACTCGTCAGATGCTTATAGCACCATATTTAGTGGTGTTTGTAACCATAGCAACATTCTTGCGGCATTTTCCCCGCGCCTCTCGTCAAGGGGGTTTGCCGTTTGTTATGGCTTTTATTGGAGTCTTTTATGGCTTTCTAATTGGTCTGATTTATAACCCACCAATCCCTGTAGCACGCGGTTTAATGGATTGGCTCAGTCCGATCATTTTCGCTTTTCACTTATTTATTAACTGGCGAGATTATCCTAGCTATCGCCAGAATATTCAGCGAACATTTCTTTGGTGCGTGTTGATTTTAGGAACTTATGGCATATATCAATTCGTAGTAGCTCCTGAGTGGGATAGGTATTGGCTCATCCAATCAAAACTATTTATGAGTTCTGGAAACCCTGTACCTTTCGGGATGCGTGTCTGGAGTACATTGCACTCAGTTGGCCCCTTTGGTTCCGTCATGCAAGCTGGTTTACTGTTGTTATTTACCAGTTCGGGAAATTTAATTTTTCCGGCTTCAGCTGTTGGTTACTTATCCTTCCTACTAACACAAGCGCGGACTAATTGGGGAGGTTGGTTATTTGGAATCATTATGATTGTGGGTTCAGTGAAAGCCCGGATTCAAATGCGCTTAATCACCATAATTGTGGTGATGGCAATTTGCGTTGTACCGTTGACAACTATCCAGCCAATTGCTGGAGTTGTATCAGCCCGTTTGGAAACTTTTTCTAATCTTCAAGATGATACAAGTTTTAAAGATAGATCGGGAAGTTATGACAAAAACCTTGGTCTAGCCCTTTCTAATGGTTTAGGTAACGGCTTAGGAAATATCTGGAAAGTTAATGAAAAAACTGGTCAAATTGAAGTAGTGGTGATTGATAGTGGCATTTTAGATATGTTTTTCACCCTTGGTTGGTTTGGAGCCATCTTTTATATGGGTGGATTAATCTTGTTAATTATTAGTGTTAGCAGTTATGGTGAGGGACGTTTTGATAGTTTTATTAGTGCTGCCCGCGCCATTGGCATCAGTTCTGCTACACAGCTAGTTATTGGTAGCGGAATGTTGAGTGTAGCAGGGATGATTCTTTGGGGATTTTTAGCTATGGCTATGGCAGGACATAAATACTATAGCAATCCCAATAATTCATAA
- a CDS encoding glycosyltransferase family 2 protein, which yields MRNTVLIPTYRRPQDLSRCLLALQEQIKPVDQVIVVVRDTDAETWQFLAQLNAPNLPLHTVKVTQPGVVAALNAGLAAVEGDIVSITDDDAAPHPDWLERIAAYFTSDSRLGGLGGRDWIYHGSKLEDESRPVVGQLQWFGRVIGNHHLGVGEPREVDILKGVNMSFRKEAIAQLRFDERMRGTGAQVHFEMAFTLTLKRAGWKIIYDPNVAVDHYPAKRFDEDQRNNFNEIAFINLVHNETLVLLEHLPFIRRIVFLFWAVFVGTCDSLGFVQWLRFLPSQGQLAGKKLLASWRGRWQGYKEFVIRNS from the coding sequence ATGCGGAACACCGTTCTGATACCAACTTATCGCCGTCCACAAGACCTATCACGCTGCCTTTTGGCGCTACAGGAGCAAATTAAACCCGTCGATCAGGTAATAGTGGTTGTCCGCGATACGGATGCAGAAACTTGGCAATTTCTGGCGCAATTAAACGCCCCCAATCTACCTCTGCATACTGTGAAAGTTACACAGCCGGGTGTAGTAGCAGCCCTCAACGCCGGACTAGCAGCAGTGGAGGGCGATATTGTCTCCATTACTGATGATGATGCTGCACCCCATCCCGATTGGTTAGAGCGCATCGCTGCTTACTTTACCTCAGATAGTCGCCTTGGCGGTCTGGGAGGGCGTGATTGGATATATCACGGCAGCAAATTAGAAGACGAATCCCGCCCAGTAGTGGGACAGTTGCAATGGTTTGGGCGAGTGATTGGCAACCATCATCTGGGAGTGGGAGAACCGCGTGAAGTCGATATTCTCAAAGGCGTAAACATGAGTTTTCGTAAAGAGGCGATCGCACAATTGCGCTTTGACGAGCGGATGCGTGGTACTGGGGCGCAAGTACATTTTGAAATGGCATTTACTCTGACATTAAAACGGGCTGGTTGGAAGATAATTTACGATCCTAATGTTGCTGTAGACCACTATCCAGCAAAACGTTTTGATGAAGATCAGCGAAATAATTTTAACGAGATTGCCTTTATTAATTTAGTCCATAATGAAACTTTAGTTTTACTAGAGCATTTGCCATTTATCCGCCGGATTGTATTTTTATTCTGGGCAGTTTTTGTGGGTACGTGCGATAGTTTGGGTTTCGTACAATGGCTGAGATTTTTACCTAGTCAAGGACAGTTGGCGGGTAAGAAGTTGCTGGCATCTTGGCGGGGGCGTTGGCAAGGATATAAAGAATTCGTAATTCGTAATTCGTAA
- a CDS encoding glycosyltransferase family 4 protein — protein MKLCIVTHKIQKGDGQGRVNYEVANEAIRRGHQLTLLASEVAPELEDNSQVKWVRIPVKDYPTEFVRNFIFAQKSADWLRKHRSDIDLVKVNGAINLAAADVNAVHFVHSSWLRSPVHISRNRRDFYGLYQWLFTAFNARWEKQAFQKAQVVVAVSEKVAQELVNIGVPRSCIRVIINGVDLEEFAPGESDACGGLRLRQKLGLPENVTLALFAGDIRTPRKNLDTVLHALVKVPDLHLVVVGHTQNSPFPQLAASLGLSKRVHFVGFRRDIPQIMQAVDLFVFPSRYEACSLVLLEALSSGLPVITATATGGGELVTPECGIVLSDSDDSDALALALLTLVSSPALIQQMGKAARSVAEKHSWTTMAQTYVDLFEELSNAEHRSDTNLSPSTRPITLPFGATGAN, from the coding sequence ATGAAACTTTGTATTGTTACTCATAAAATTCAGAAAGGTGATGGACAGGGACGGGTAAACTATGAGGTTGCTAATGAAGCAATTCGTCGTGGTCATCAACTGACATTATTAGCGAGTGAAGTTGCACCAGAATTAGAAGATAATAGTCAAGTTAAGTGGGTTAGAATTCCAGTCAAAGACTACCCGACAGAATTTGTGCGAAATTTCATATTTGCCCAAAAAAGTGCAGATTGGTTGCGGAAACATCGCTCTGATATTGATTTAGTTAAAGTCAATGGCGCAATTAATTTGGCTGCGGCTGATGTGAATGCTGTACATTTTGTCCACAGTTCATGGTTGCGATCGCCTGTTCATATTTCTCGCAATCGCCGAGATTTTTATGGTTTGTACCAATGGCTATTTACGGCTTTTAATGCCCGTTGGGAAAAACAGGCTTTCCAAAAAGCGCAGGTTGTCGTGGCTGTATCCGAAAAAGTAGCTCAGGAATTAGTCAATATTGGTGTACCGCGTTCTTGCATTCGTGTAATTATCAATGGCGTTGACTTAGAAGAGTTTGCCCCTGGTGAAAGCGATGCCTGCGGCGGGCTACGCCTACGCCAAAAATTAGGTTTACCGGAAAACGTCACCCTAGCATTATTCGCTGGAGACATCCGCACACCCAGAAAGAACTTAGACACTGTACTGCACGCTTTGGTGAAAGTCCCCGATTTACATCTGGTAGTAGTGGGACACACTCAAAATAGCCCTTTCCCTCAGTTAGCAGCCTCTTTGGGGTTAAGTAAGCGCGTGCATTTTGTGGGATTTCGCCGTGATATCCCCCAAATTATGCAAGCAGTAGATTTATTTGTTTTTCCTTCCCGATACGAAGCTTGCAGCCTCGTATTGTTAGAAGCACTTTCTTCAGGACTGCCAGTAATTACTGCCACAGCCACTGGGGGCGGAGAGTTAGTGACACCAGAATGTGGCATCGTTTTATCCGACTCAGATGATAGTGATGCTTTGGCTTTGGCGTTGCTGACTTTGGTGAGCAGTCCCGCCCTCATCCAACAGATGGGGAAAGCTGCTCGTTCAGTGGCAGAAAAACATAGCTGGACTACTATGGCACAAACTTATGTGGATTTATTCGAGGAGTTAAGCAATGCGGAACACCGTTCTGATACCAACTTATCGCCGTCCACAAGACCTATCACGCTGCCTTTTGGCGCTACAGGAGCAAATTAA
- a CDS encoding glycosyltransferase family 2 protein: MSFFQEYQQPLVSVIIPTYNRPEYLKQAIASAIQQTYQNIEIIISDNCSEEDTQAIVASFADLRIRFWRHEQNVGMLANQQHAFKMAQGKYVASLHDDDMWNEDFLAKLIPPLEENPDLIIAFCDQYIIDANGIINNLGTEENTRGYKRDKLAKGIHQPFYKIGLIDKSIPTAASCVIRNKFVDWDSIPSEVGGMWDLYLTYLCSISGHAAYYYPERLTRYRAHEQTDTMLSGSRDVQAKIRKAKSEMFCYQVFMEDTRLQQFRNYFQQKWLEANTTFGIGLLRSEQIAAARSYFWQTLRRQKFNTRTIVALSLSFTPEILANKLIKMSKK, translated from the coding sequence ATGTCATTTTTTCAAGAATACCAACAGCCTCTAGTTAGCGTTATTATCCCTACATATAATCGACCAGAATATCTCAAGCAAGCGATCGCTAGTGCTATTCAACAGACTTATCAAAATATCGAAATTATTATTTCAGATAATTGTAGTGAAGAAGATACCCAAGCTATTGTTGCATCTTTTGCTGATTTACGCATTCGATTTTGGCGACATGAGCAAAATGTGGGTATGCTTGCTAATCAGCAACACGCTTTCAAAATGGCTCAAGGTAAATACGTTGCTAGCCTTCATGATGATGATATGTGGAATGAAGACTTTTTAGCAAAGCTTATACCACCACTAGAAGAAAATCCTGATTTAATTATTGCTTTCTGTGACCAATATATTATAGATGCCAATGGTATTATTAATAACCTTGGAACTGAAGAAAATACACGCGGTTATAAGCGAGACAAATTAGCAAAAGGAATTCATCAACCTTTTTACAAAATTGGGTTGATAGATAAAAGTATCCCAACTGCCGCATCTTGTGTAATTCGGAATAAATTTGTTGATTGGGATAGTATTCCTTCAGAAGTTGGGGGAATGTGGGATTTATATTTGACCTACCTCTGCTCTATATCTGGTCATGCTGCTTACTACTATCCAGAAAGATTGACGCGATATCGTGCCCACGAGCAAACTGATACTATGCTCAGTGGAAGTCGAGATGTACAGGCAAAAATCCGCAAGGCTAAAAGCGAAATGTTCTGTTATCAAGTCTTTATGGAAGATACTCGTCTACAGCAGTTTCGAAACTATTTTCAACAGAAATGGTTAGAAGCTAATACAACTTTCGGAATTGGTTTGCTCCGAAGCGAACAGATAGCGGCAGCACGTTCTTATTTTTGGCAGACATTGAGAAGACAAAAGTTTAACACCCGAACTATAGTAGCACTCAGTCTTAGTTTCACTCCAGAAATTTTGGCAAATAAATTAATAAAAATGTCGAAAAAATAG
- a CDS encoding glycosyltransferase family 4 protein, with amino-acid sequence MLNLISDTKQNDKQLHKGIFEEDLIYQCSNFDVGEGGGVETYLASLFEHRPPEVSDRVIKSLKGVDQSQFKLLHIHSPDLLLQLTGECPAVFSVHNHSLYCPSGTKYLAGQRTICDRNFSYLGCTWGKLVDKCGSRRPLKTLKELQNTHQLLDILKKVKITFVANSEYVRQELIKNGVPPEQIVTLHCGISVPQITTAPLSLEIHQNHRILFAGRIVSDKGLEWLLKSLIHTNPQIQLDIAGEGWERPRLEKLAKTLGLSKRITWHGWCDAEKINQLYQQCFAVIFPSVWPEPAGLVTLEAYANYRPVIGSAVGGIPEHLRDGETGILVPGNDIKKLVDAIHELYGDHQKSRQMGEEGHALLMKEFTMAAHVNNLRTIYAKTIAEFPSRARNLYSNPQVK; translated from the coding sequence ATGCTTAACTTAATCAGTGATACCAAGCAAAATGATAAACAATTGCATAAAGGGATTTTTGAAGAAGACCTAATTTATCAATGCTCGAATTTTGATGTAGGTGAGGGTGGAGGTGTTGAAACTTATTTAGCTTCTCTGTTTGAACATCGACCACCTGAAGTTAGCGATCGCGTGATAAAATCACTCAAGGGTGTTGACCAAAGTCAATTCAAGCTGCTGCACATCCACAGCCCAGATTTACTATTGCAGCTTACGGGCGAATGTCCTGCTGTCTTCAGCGTTCATAATCACTCATTGTACTGTCCTAGTGGCACAAAGTATTTAGCAGGGCAACGAACAATCTGCGATCGCAACTTTTCTTACTTAGGTTGTACCTGGGGTAAACTAGTAGATAAATGCGGTAGTCGTAGACCGTTAAAAACTCTTAAAGAACTTCAGAATACTCATCAGTTATTAGATATCTTAAAAAAGGTAAAAATTACCTTTGTTGCTAATAGCGAATATGTGCGTCAAGAGTTGATTAAAAATGGTGTACCCCCGGAGCAAATTGTGACGCTCCACTGTGGTATCTCTGTACCGCAAATAACAACCGCTCCCCTGAGTTTAGAAATCCACCAAAATCATAGAATTTTATTTGCGGGACGGATTGTTTCTGATAAAGGTTTAGAATGGCTGCTTAAAAGCTTAATACATACAAATCCGCAAATCCAACTTGATATTGCAGGTGAAGGCTGGGAACGACCACGGTTAGAAAAGTTAGCAAAAACACTCGGATTAAGTAAGCGGATTACTTGGCATGGTTGGTGTGATGCTGAAAAAATAAATCAACTTTATCAACAGTGTTTTGCAGTCATCTTCCCTAGTGTCTGGCCTGAACCTGCCGGTCTTGTAACTCTAGAAGCTTATGCTAATTATCGACCTGTAATTGGTAGTGCAGTCGGAGGTATTCCAGAACATTTACGAGATGGAGAAACAGGTATTTTGGTTCCAGGTAATGATATCAAAAAGCTGGTTGATGCTATTCATGAGTTGTATGGAGATCATCAAAAAAGCCGACAGATGGGCGAAGAAGGCCATGCTTTATTGATGAAAGAATTTACAATGGCTGCTCATGTAAATAATCTGCGAACAATTTATGCAAAAACAATAGCTGAATTTCCTTCGAGAGCGAGAAACTTATATAGCAATCCTCAAGTGAAATAA